A genomic window from Struthio camelus isolate bStrCam1 chromosome 2, bStrCam1.hap1, whole genome shotgun sequence includes:
- the HGH1 gene encoding protein HGH1 homolog, with protein sequence MSEEEAAAAAALAALLGPAGGAARAAAAAAAAALSGGAAGRRLLAARPEALAALAALAAEPGGGAARRCLLNVSGEAAAGGALLAALPALLPLLPGAEGCGLLANVCREAAAARRVLRALRQAGSGLAALLEALRGPGPPPPPLGPLLCNLSQVAEGRRGLLDRSRCSIQRLLPFTQYKDSVVLRRGIVGALRNCCFEHEYHEWLLSDEVDVLPFLLLPLAGPEELPEEEMERLPADLQYLPQDKQREEEPDIRKMLVEAVMLLTATKAGRHTVREKGTYLILRELHRWEKEPDVLSACEKLIQVLIGDEPGPGMENLLEVSIPEDVEQQLQRLDRQEEERRRREREAQACPQELLP encoded by the exons ATgtcggaggaggaggcggcggcggcggcggcgctggcggcgctgctggggccggcggggggggcggcgcgggcggcggcggcggcggcggcggcggcgctgtcggggggggcggcggggcggcggctgctggCGGCGCGGCCcgaggcgctggcggcgctggcggcgctggcggcggagccgggggggggggcggcgcggcgctgcctgcTGAACGTgtcgggcgaggcggcggcgggcggggcgctgctggcggcgctgcccgcgctgctgccgctgctgccgggcgccgAGGGCTGCGGGCTGCTGGCCAACGTgtgccgggaggcggcggcggcgcggcgggtgcTGCGCGCCCTGCGGCAGGCCGGATcggggctggcggcgctgctcGAGGCGctgcgcgggccggggccgccgccgccgccgctcgggccgCTGCTCTGCAACCTCAGCCAGGTGGCGGAGGGCCGCCGGGGGCTGCTGGACCGCTCACg ATGCTCCATACAGCGGCTGCTGCCCTTCACGCAGTACAAGGACTCTGTCGTCCTGCGACGCGGCATCGTGGGCGCGCTCCGGAACTGCTGCTTCGAGCACG AGTACCACGAGTGGCTGCTGAGCGACGAGGTGGAcgttctgcccttcctcctgctgcccctcgccggccccgAGGAACTCCCTGAGGAGGAGATGGAAA GGCTGCCCGCGGACCTGCAGTACCTGCCGCAGGACAAGCAGCGAGAGGAGGAACCCGACATCCGGAAGATGCTCGTGGAAGCCGTCATGCTG CTCACAGCCACGAAGGCCGGCCGGCACACGGTCAGGGAGAAGGGCACCTACCTGATCCTGCGAGAGCTGCACCGCTGGGAGAAGGAGCCCGACGTGCTGTCCGCCTGCGAGAAGCTCATCCAG GTGCTGATCGGAGACGAGCCGGGCCCAGGGATGGAGAACCTGCTGGAGGTGAGCATCCCCGAGGACgtggagcagcagctgcagcgcCTGGACCGGCAGgaggaggagcggcggcggcgggagcgggaggcgCAGGCCTGCCCCCAGGAGCTGTTGCCGTGA
- the LOC138066146 gene encoding testis-specific serine/threonine-protein kinase 5-like: MDPAPRETPGPDALVPTTSIPTTSIPTTSIPIISIPITSIPTTSVPTTSNPITSISITPVPTTSNPTTSVPTTSIPTTSNPITSISITPVPTTSIPTTSTPITPVPITSNPTTFISTTSLPTTPVPAAPIPTAGAGTPGSTFAEQARESREHGYLLSSRQIGAGAFSQVYLGYATPEKVRQNPRLAADLRAKRHRMVAIKVVSAATAPAGYCKKFLPREIASLNATYKHVNVIQLYETYRGRQHTYLVLELAPGGDLLEHVNATSDRRRRPGLEEEEARRLFHQIVGAVAHCHRVGVVHRDLKCENILLDERGFVKLTDFGFASRCSPRSGLMSTFCGSVAYTAPEILLSKKYKGELADLWSLGVILYAMVAGRLPFRERQPPEMVRAMKRGPCFQPAVSAGCRDLIQGLLQLRPGARLGLQQVAAHSWMLPAASSAGRPPGLGPTRPRSAAPSLAAAPNPPSGLPGPGRRPARPEVPPGSRAVPARDAFPGRAAAGRPAPCGRLFRLPAPRPAWLGLFQPGFRKPPPPAASGARRHRAGEAKGAAPRGASSGAAVALRSLCARRKHLPEAAVN, translated from the exons ATGGACCCGGCACCCCGAGAGACCCCTGGCCCTGATGCCCTTGTCCCCACCACCTCCATTCccaccacctccatccccaccacctccatccccatcatctccatccccatcaccTCCATCCCCACCACCTCCGTCCCCACCACCTCCAACCCCATcacctccatctccatcactcctgtccccaCCACCTCCAACCCCACCACCTCCGTCCccaccacctccatccccaccaCCTCCAACCCCATcacctccatctccatcactcctgtccccaccacctccatccccaccaCCTCCACCCCCATCACccctgtccccatcacctccaaCCCCACCACCTTCATCTCCAccacctccctccccaccacccctgTCCCCGCTGCCCCCATCCCCACCGCTGGCGCTGGAACGCCCGGCAGCACCTTCGCGGAGCAGGCGCGGGAGAGCCGGGAGCACGGCTACCTGCTCTCCTCCCGGCAGATCGGCGCCGGGGCCTTCTCCCAGGTCTACCTGGGCTACGCCACGCCAGAGAAGGTGCGGCAGAACCCGCGGCTGGCGGCCGACCTCCGCGCCAAGCGGCACCGCATG GTCGCCATCAAAGTCGTCTCTGCCGCCACGGCCCCCGCCGGCTACTGCAAAAAATTCCTCCCCAGGGAGATCGCCTCCCTCAACGCCACCTACAAGCACGTCAACGTG ATCCAGCTCTACGAGACCTACCGGGGCCGCCAGCACACCTACCTGGTGCTGGAGCTGGCGCCCGGCGGggacctgctggagcacgtcAACGCCACCTCTGACCGGCGCCGGCGCCccggcctggaggaggaggaggcgcggCGGCTCTTCCACCAGATCGTGGGCGCCGTCGCCCACTGCCACCGCGTCGGCGTCGTGCACAG GGACCTGAAGTGCGAGAACATCCTGCTGGACGAGCGCGGCTTCGTCAAGCTCACGG ACTTCGGGTTCGCCAGCCGCTGCTCCCCGAGGAGCGGCCTCATGAGCACCTTCTGCGGCTCCGTGGCCTACACGGCCCCCGAAATCCTCCTGAGCAAGAAGTACAAGGGGGAGCTGGCCGACCTGTGGAGCCT CGGCGTCATCCTCTACGCCATGGTGGCCGGCAGGCTGCCCTTCCGAGAGCGGCAGCCCCCCGAGATGGTCCGCGCGATGAAGCGGGGCCCCTGCTTCCAGCCGGCCGTCTCGGCAG GGTGCCGGGACCTCAtccaggggctgctgcagctgcggCCGGGGGCCCGGCTGGGCCTGCAGCAAGTGGCCGCGCACAGCTGGATGCTGCCCGCCGCCTCGAGCGCGGGGAggccgccggggctcggcccgacccggccccggagcGCTGCGCCgagcctggctgcagcccccaaCCCTCCGTCCGGGCTGCCGGGCCCGGGAAGGCGGCCGGCGCGCCCCGAGGTGCCGCCGGGCAGCCGCGCCGTCCCCGCGCGCGACGCCTTCCCCGGCagagccgcggccggccggccggccccgtgCGGCCGCCTCTtccggctgccggccccgcgcccggcctggCTCGGCCTTTTCCAGCCCGGCTTCCGCAAGCCGCCGCCACCGGCCGCCAGCGGGGCCAGGCGGCACCGCGCCGGCGAGGCCAAGGGGGCTGCGCCCCGCGGTGCCTCCTCCGGAGCCGCCGTCGCCCTCCGCTCCCTCTGCGCCAGGCGGAAGCACCTGCCCGAGGCTGCTGTGAattag